From Pseudoalteromonas sp. DL-6, one genomic window encodes:
- a CDS encoding peptidoglycan DD-metalloendopeptidase family protein gives MNKSACRIIACICVLNSLATGVAVANEDRTKKDLSQVQVALEQSQAEFQQQQKEIAKQQQKLKNHELAIAKNAKALNMAEQSVKTAQQLQTEQQQKAARLEKQQTQFQRILAAQLKSAYMAGGDDYSKMLLNQEDTAKFERTLSYYNYLNKARIKQLDELKALQLEIAKNQAELAKTKERLVALFEEQKRRQAALLGAKNERQASLKNLKQQLNKTKNSISYLEENEQTLIATIKELEEEEKTTKIELLGLNRNKGKLNWPSKGKLAHQFGQRKHGGINWKGVLISASEGTAVNSIDNGQVVFADWLKGYGWVIVLDHGQGFMSLYGHAQTLLKDVGDMVREGESVALVGQSGGQADSGLYFEIRHKGRAVNPIKWCRRI, from the coding sequence ATGAATAAAAGCGCATGCCGCATTATTGCGTGTATATGTGTACTAAATTCATTAGCCACTGGCGTTGCCGTGGCTAATGAAGATCGTACCAAAAAAGACTTATCACAGGTACAAGTCGCTTTAGAGCAAAGCCAAGCTGAATTTCAACAACAACAAAAAGAAATCGCTAAGCAACAGCAAAAACTGAAAAACCACGAACTCGCCATCGCTAAAAATGCTAAAGCACTTAATATGGCTGAGCAATCAGTTAAAACAGCACAACAACTGCAAACAGAACAACAACAAAAAGCGGCACGGCTTGAAAAACAACAGACACAGTTTCAGCGTATTTTAGCAGCTCAATTAAAAAGTGCTTACATGGCTGGCGGCGATGACTATTCAAAAATGCTGCTTAACCAAGAAGATACCGCCAAATTTGAACGAACACTTAGCTACTATAACTACTTAAATAAAGCCCGTATAAAACAACTCGATGAACTTAAAGCACTACAACTAGAAATTGCGAAAAACCAAGCTGAACTTGCGAAAACAAAAGAGAGACTGGTTGCTTTATTTGAGGAGCAAAAAAGACGACAAGCAGCGCTTCTTGGGGCTAAAAATGAACGTCAAGCAAGCTTAAAAAATCTAAAACAGCAATTAAATAAAACCAAAAATTCCATTAGCTATTTAGAAGAAAACGAGCAAACTCTGATTGCTACCATTAAAGAGCTTGAAGAAGAAGAAAAAACCACAAAAATTGAGCTACTTGGCTTAAATCGCAATAAGGGTAAATTAAACTGGCCGAGCAAAGGAAAATTAGCGCACCAGTTTGGCCAACGTAAACACGGGGGCATTAATTGGAAAGGCGTGTTAATTTCTGCATCTGAAGGGACTGCGGTAAACAGTATCGATAATGGCCAAGTAGTATTTGCCGATTGGTTAAAAGGCTATGGCTGGGTAATCGTACTTGACCACGGCCAAGGTTTTATGAGCTTATACGGACACGCACAAACCTTGCTAAAAGACGTGGGTGATATGGTCAGAGAAGGTGAAAGTGTTGCATTAGTTGGGCAAAGCGGTGGACAAGCTGATTCTGGTCTATACTTTGAAATACGTCATAAAGGG
- the grxC gene encoding glutaredoxin 3, which produces MSNVVLYTKGYCPFCHRALALLDSKSVKYTNIDIGLQPELRDEMIAKAGGASTVPQIFINDEHIGGCDDMMALEAQGNLDAKLSA; this is translated from the coding sequence ATGAGTAACGTTGTTTTATACACCAAAGGATACTGTCCTTTTTGTCATCGCGCATTAGCGTTGTTAGACAGCAAAAGTGTAAAATACACAAATATTGATATTGGCTTACAGCCAGAGCTTCGCGATGAAATGATCGCCAAAGCCGGTGGCGCAAGCACGGTTCCACAAATTTTTATTAACGATGAACACATCGGTGGCTGTGACGATATGATGGCACTAGAAGCACAAGGTAACCTTGATGCTAAGCTGAGTGCTTAA
- a CDS encoding rhodanese-like domain-containing protein — MDQYIEFVSNHPILSLAWVAIAFLIVSGAIKSKFSAIRQINPQQLTLLINREDGQVVDMRGQKEFKTGHIAGAVHLNPEKAKESDFSTLEKYKSKPIIVVCAAGMTASGVATAMHKAGFEQVSVLSGGMGAWQSASLPTTTGR, encoded by the coding sequence ATGGATCAATATATTGAATTTGTCTCAAATCATCCAATTCTAAGCCTAGCTTGGGTTGCGATTGCGTTTCTTATTGTTAGTGGCGCAATAAAAAGTAAATTTTCAGCAATTCGTCAGATCAATCCTCAGCAGTTAACGTTACTTATTAACCGCGAAGACGGTCAGGTTGTTGATATGCGTGGGCAAAAAGAGTTTAAAACCGGCCATATTGCCGGTGCTGTGCATTTAAACCCTGAAAAAGCCAAAGAATCTGATTTTTCAACCCTTGAAAAGTACAAGAGCAAACCCATTATAGTGGTATGTGCTGCAGGTATGACTGCCTCAGGCGTTGCAACAGCAATGCATAAAGCAGGATTTGAACAGGTTTCTGTTTTGTCTGGCGGTATGGGTGCGTGGCAATCAGCAAGCTTGCCAACAACAACCGGTCGCTAA
- the gpmM gene encoding 2,3-bisphosphoglycerate-independent phosphoglycerate mutase — MTEHKKPLVLMILDGWGYREDEQSNAILAANTPVLDELWATRPHTLISASGLDVGLPDGQMGNSEVGHVNLGAGRIVYQDFTRITKAIDDGEFDSTPALVENIDKAVHANKAVHIMGLLSPGGVHSHEDHIVASIQLAAKRGAKEVYFHAFLDGRDTPPRSAKASIERIEALFSELKCGRLASLVGRYYAMDRDNRWNRVEKAYNLITLGEGDFDYENGLSALNAAYERDENDEFVAASSITPKGSESVKVNDGDTIIFANFRADRAREITRAFVEPGFDGFNKKKSPELSAFVMMTEYAADIDAPVAFGPTPLNNVLGEWFEKQGKTQLRISETEKYAHVTFFFSGGRENEFDGETRELIPSPQVATYDLQPEMNSQMLTDKLVAAIKSGKYDAIICNYPNGDMVGHSGVFEAAVKACEAVDSCIGRVVDALKEYGGEALITADHGNAEQMANLKTGQAHTAHTSEPVPFIYVGRDAQAHTGKALSDVAPTMLHLMGLEQPAEMTGSPIMVLK; from the coding sequence ATGACAGAGCATAAAAAACCACTGGTATTAATGATTTTAGATGGCTGGGGATACAGAGAAGATGAGCAAAGCAATGCCATTTTAGCTGCTAATACCCCTGTGTTAGATGAGCTTTGGGCAACGCGCCCTCATACATTAATTTCAGCATCGGGTTTAGATGTGGGTCTTCCTGATGGTCAAATGGGTAATTCTGAGGTTGGTCATGTTAACTTAGGTGCCGGTCGTATTGTTTATCAAGACTTTACCCGCATCACTAAAGCCATTGATGATGGCGAATTTGACTCAACCCCCGCACTGGTTGAAAACATTGATAAAGCCGTTCATGCCAACAAAGCCGTTCATATTATGGGACTGCTAAGCCCTGGTGGCGTTCATAGTCACGAAGATCATATTGTGGCGAGTATACAACTGGCTGCAAAACGCGGCGCTAAAGAGGTGTACTTTCATGCCTTTTTAGATGGCCGAGATACACCACCACGAAGTGCCAAAGCATCTATTGAGCGAATTGAAGCTTTATTTAGCGAACTTAAATGTGGCCGTTTAGCCTCATTAGTTGGTCGCTATTACGCCATGGACAGAGACAACCGCTGGAACCGTGTTGAAAAAGCGTATAATTTAATCACCCTAGGTGAAGGCGACTTTGATTATGAAAATGGCTTAAGCGCACTCAATGCTGCCTACGAGCGCGATGAAAATGACGAATTTGTAGCAGCCAGTTCTATCACTCCTAAAGGTAGCGAATCTGTAAAAGTAAATGATGGCGATACCATTATATTTGCCAACTTTAGAGCAGACCGTGCACGTGAAATCACTCGCGCCTTTGTCGAACCTGGTTTTGACGGCTTTAATAAGAAAAAATCGCCCGAGCTTAGTGCCTTTGTGATGATGACAGAATACGCCGCCGATATTGATGCGCCAGTAGCTTTTGGCCCAACGCCGCTTAATAACGTACTTGGCGAATGGTTTGAAAAACAAGGTAAAACTCAGCTACGTATATCTGAAACTGAAAAATATGCCCACGTTACCTTCTTCTTCAGTGGCGGACGCGAAAATGAGTTTGACGGCGAAACTCGCGAGCTGATCCCATCTCCTCAAGTAGCAACGTATGATTTACAGCCAGAAATGAACTCACAAATGCTTACCGATAAACTCGTTGCAGCAATAAAAAGTGGAAAGTATGATGCCATTATTTGTAACTACCCTAATGGCGATATGGTAGGCCACTCAGGTGTATTTGAGGCGGCAGTTAAAGCCTGTGAAGCAGTAGATAGCTGTATTGGTCGCGTAGTTGATGCCCTTAAAGAATATGGTGGAGAAGCACTAATAACTGCTGATCATGGTAATGCAGAGCAAATGGCAAACCTTAAAACAGGCCAAGCGCACACAGCACATACTAGCGAGCCAGTACCCTTTATTTATGTAGGTCGTGACGCACAAGCGCATACCGGTAAAGCCTTGAGCGATGTTGCACCCACTATGCTGCATTTAATGGGTTTGGAACAACCTGCAGAAATGACAGGTTCGCCAATTATGGTGTTGAAATAA
- the secB gene encoding protein-export chaperone SecB, with amino-acid sequence MNEQNQNAAAEADAGAQFTIQRIYTKDVSFETPNSPAIFQKEWAPEVKLDLDTRSNKLDEGVYEVVLALTVTASIGEETAFLCEIQQAGIFTIADVEEMQLAHMLGAFCPNVLFPYAREAVSNLVNRGTFPQLNLAPVNFDALFAQYMQQRTAQAEQASADA; translated from the coding sequence ATGAACGAACAAAATCAAAACGCAGCAGCAGAAGCTGATGCAGGCGCACAGTTTACTATTCAACGTATTTATACTAAAGATGTGTCGTTTGAAACGCCAAATTCACCCGCTATTTTTCAAAAAGAGTGGGCTCCAGAAGTAAAATTAGATTTAGATACACGCTCTAATAAGCTTGATGAAGGTGTTTACGAAGTTGTTTTAGCGTTAACTGTGACGGCATCTATCGGTGAAGAAACTGCGTTTTTATGTGAAATTCAACAAGCAGGTATTTTTACTATTGCTGATGTTGAAGAAATGCAATTAGCACATATGCTAGGTGCATTCTGCCCTAACGTGTTATTCCCGTATGCACGTGAAGCGGTATCGAACTTAGTAAACCGTGGTACGTTCCCACAGCTTAACCTTGCACCGGTTAACTTTGATGCATTATTTGCACAATACATGCAGCAACGCACAGCGCAAGCTGAGCAGGCTTCAGCAGACGCATAA